Proteins encoded together in one Camelina sativa cultivar DH55 chromosome 9, Cs, whole genome shotgun sequence window:
- the LOC104713705 gene encoding probable rhamnogalacturonate lyase B isoform X2 — MKVGAPANKPGRIIVQVLLLVVLLLLQSVHSQNSLNKLNITKPGQNIPALSVQLRRVSRDKVVIDNGIIQVTFSSPQGLITGIKYHGIDNVLDDEIEDRGYWDVTWYEPGKKLEIDKLEGTKFEIITQNEEQIEISFTRTWTISKRGSLVPLNVDKRYIIRSGVSGIYMYGILERLEGWPDVDMDQIRIVFKLNSKKFDFMAISDDRQRSMPSMADRDNAKQLAYKEAVLFTNPRNPMFKGEVDDKYMYSMEDKDNNVHGWISSEPPVGFWMITPSDEFRLGGPMKQDLTSHAGPITLSMFTSTHYAGKDMRMDYRNGEPWKKVFGPVFAYLNSVSPKDSTLRLWRDAKRQMAAEVKSWPYDFVTSVDYPLRHQRGTIEGQFLIKDSYVSRLRIYGRFAFVGLAPIGEAGSWQTESKGYQFWTKADRKGRFIIENVREGNYSLYAWGFGFIGDYKFEQSITITPGSLMNVGPIVYEPPRNGPTLWEIGVPDRTAREFYIPDPYPTLMNKLYVNPLQDRFRQYGLWDRYADLYPQNDLVYTVGVSDYRRDWFFAHVTRNVGNKTYQPTTWQIIFNLRNVNRVGLYTLRIALASAANSELQIRINDPKSDHIFTTGFIGKDNAIARHGIHGLYRLYSIDVAVSLLNIGDNTIYLTQSRSIGPFEGIMYDYIRLESPFRT, encoded by the exons aAACAAACTTAACATCACAAAGCCTGGACAAAACATACCAGCCTTATCAGTTCAGTTAAGAAGAGTTAGTCGTGACAAg GTGGTAATTGATAATGGTATTATTCAAGTTACTTTCTCGAGCCCACAAGGCTTAATAACTGGGATAAAATACCATGGTATCGATAATGTGCTGGACGACGAGATTGAGGATCGGgg GTATTGGGACGTTACCTGGTATGAACCGGGAAAGAAATTGGAAATTGACAA ATTAGAAGGAACTAAATTTGAAATCATAACTCAGAATGAAGAACAAATTGAAATATCATTTACAAGAACGTGGACTATCTCCAAACGTGGCTCCTTGGTCCCCCTAAACGTAGATAAAAG atatatcATTCGAAGTGGTGTCTCCGGAATATACATGTATGGTATTTTGGAGAGGTTAGAAGGTTGGCCCGACGTGGACATGGACCAAATCAGGATCGTCTTCAAGCTCAACTCGAAAAA ATTTGATTTCATGGCGATATCAGATGATCGACAAAGAAGCATGCCATCAATGGCGGATCGAGACAATGCTAAGCAATTAGCATACAAAGAAGCTGttctttttacaaatccaaGGAACCCTATGTTCAAAggagag GTAGATGATAAGTATATGTACTCAATGGAAGACAAAGACAACAATGTGCATGGTTGGATCTCATCGGAACCACCTGTTGGATTTTGGATGATAACTCCGAGCGATGAGTTCCGTCTTGGTGGCCCCATGAAGCAAGACCTCACCTCTCATGCCGGACCCATCACCCTCTCC ATGTTTACAAGCACGCATTACGCGGGGAAAGATATGAGAATGGATTATAGAAATGGAGAGCCATGGAAGAAAGTGTTTGGTCCTGTCTTCGCTTATCTCAACTCTGTTTCTCCCAAAGATTCCACTCTTCGTCTATGGAGAGATGCTAAACGACAG ATGGCTGCTGAAGTCAAAAGCTGGCCTTATGATTTTGTTACTTCAGTAGATTATCCTCTGCGTCATCAAAGAGGTACTATCGAAGGTCAATTCCTTATCAAAGATAG TTACGTGTCAAGATTAAGGATATATGGGAGATTTGCTTTTGTTGGTTTGGCACCAATTGGTGAAGCCGGTTCATGGCAAACCGAATCCAAG gGGTATCAATTTTGGACGAAAGCTGACAGAAAAGGGAGATTTATAATAGAGAATGTGAGGGAAGGCAATTATAGTCTCTACGCATGGGGTTTTGGTTTCATTGGAGACTATAAATTTGAGCAAAGCATTACCATTACGCCAG GTAGCTTGATGAATGTAGGTCCTATAGTGTATGAACCGCCAAGAAACGGTCCGACGTTGTGGGAAATCGGTGTACCTGACCGAACCGCCAGAGAATTCTATATACCGGATCCATACCCTACACTGATGAATAAGCTTTATGTCAACCCACTCCAAGACAG ATTTAGGCAATATGGATTGTGGGATCGTTACGCAGATTTATACCCTCAAAACGATCTTGTGTACACAGTGGGTGTGAGTGATTATAGAAGAGATTGGTTCTTTGCACATGTTACCAG AAACGTTGGAAACAAAACATACCAACCAACGACATGGCAAATCATATTTAACCTTAGAAACGTGAACCGAGTAGGACTCTACACGCTCAGAATAGCTCTAGCATCAGCCGCAAATTCCGAATTACAAATTCGGATCAACGATCCGAAATCCGATCATATTTTCACGACGGGTTTTATCGGAAAAGACAATGCAATCGCGAGACATGGAATTCATGGTTTATATAGATTGTATAGTATAGACGTCGCCGTAAGTTTACTAAATATTGGTGATAATACGATATATTTAACACAATCGAGAAGTATAGGACCATTTGAAGGTATTATGTATGATTATATTCGTCTTGAAAGTCCTTTTAGAACTTGA
- the LOC104713704 gene encoding dirigent protein 4-like encodes MGKRIGIVGFSLYLCITFALGEYYSKTRPFTPKQEVVTKLHFFFHDTLTSPNASAVLIAKPTLTGGDNSSSPSPFGSLFAVDDPLTVGPDPKSEKIGNARGMYVSSGKHAPTLTMYIDFGFTSGKFNGSSFSVFSRNTIMEKEREAAVVGGRGRFRMARGAALLNTYSVNLTNGDAIVEYHVTLYHY; translated from the coding sequence ATGGGTAAGAGAATAGGAATTGTTGGGTTCAGTCTTTATCTATGCATCACCTTCGCACTCGGTGAATACTACTCAAAAACTCGTCCATTCACACCAAAACAAGAAGTGGTCACCAAACTCCATTTCTTCTTTCATGACACTCTCACATCCCCAAACGCATCAGCTGTCCTCATTGCCAAACCCACTCTCACCGGAGGAGACAACAGCTCTTCTCCGTCACCCTTCGGCTCTCTTTTCGCCGTTGATGACCCTCTTACCGTAGGACCGGACCCGAAATCTGAGAAGATAGGGAACGCTAGAGGAATGTACGTTTCCTCTGGAAAACATGCTCCCACGTTAACCATGTACATCGACTTCGGATTCACCTCCGGCAAGTTCAACGGCAGTTCCTTCTCCGTGTTTTCGAGGAATACCATAATGGAGAAAGAGAGGGAGGCAGCCGTTGTGGGAGGTCGAGGAAGGTTTAGGATGGCTAGAGGAGCGGCTCTACTCAATACATACTCAGTTAACTTGACCAATGGTGATGCTATCGTTGAGTACCATGTCACTCTCTATCATTATTAA
- the LOC104713705 gene encoding probable rhamnogalacturonate lyase B isoform X1: MYGILERLEGWPDVDMDQIRIVFKLNSKKFDFMAISDDRQRSMPSMADRDNAKQLAYKEAVLFTNPRNPMFKGEVDDKYMYSMEDKDNNVHGWISSEPPVGFWMITPSDEFRLGGPMKQDLTSHAGPITLSMFTSTHYAGKDMRMDYRNGEPWKKVFGPVFAYLNSVSPKDSTLRLWRDAKRQMAAEVKSWPYDFVTSVDYPLRHQRGTIEGQFLIKDSYVSRLRIYGRFAFVGLAPIGEAGSWQTESKGYQFWTKADRKGRFIIENVREGNYSLYAWGFGFIGDYKFEQSITITPGSLMNVGPIVYEPPRNGPTLWEIGVPDRTAREFYIPDPYPTLMNKLYVNPLQDRFRQYGLWDRYADLYPQNDLVYTVGVSDYRRDWFFAHVTRNVGNKTYQPTTWQIIFNLRNVNRVGLYTLRIALASAANSELQIRINDPKSDHIFTTGFIGKDNAIARHGIHGLYRLYSIDVAVSLLNIGDNTIYLTQSRSIGPFEGIMYDYIRLESPFRT, from the exons ATGTATGGTATTTTGGAGAGGTTAGAAGGTTGGCCCGACGTGGACATGGACCAAATCAGGATCGTCTTCAAGCTCAACTCGAAAAA ATTTGATTTCATGGCGATATCAGATGATCGACAAAGAAGCATGCCATCAATGGCGGATCGAGACAATGCTAAGCAATTAGCATACAAAGAAGCTGttctttttacaaatccaaGGAACCCTATGTTCAAAggagag GTAGATGATAAGTATATGTACTCAATGGAAGACAAAGACAACAATGTGCATGGTTGGATCTCATCGGAACCACCTGTTGGATTTTGGATGATAACTCCGAGCGATGAGTTCCGTCTTGGTGGCCCCATGAAGCAAGACCTCACCTCTCATGCCGGACCCATCACCCTCTCC ATGTTTACAAGCACGCATTACGCGGGGAAAGATATGAGAATGGATTATAGAAATGGAGAGCCATGGAAGAAAGTGTTTGGTCCTGTCTTCGCTTATCTCAACTCTGTTTCTCCCAAAGATTCCACTCTTCGTCTATGGAGAGATGCTAAACGACAG ATGGCTGCTGAAGTCAAAAGCTGGCCTTATGATTTTGTTACTTCAGTAGATTATCCTCTGCGTCATCAAAGAGGTACTATCGAAGGTCAATTCCTTATCAAAGATAG TTACGTGTCAAGATTAAGGATATATGGGAGATTTGCTTTTGTTGGTTTGGCACCAATTGGTGAAGCCGGTTCATGGCAAACCGAATCCAAG gGGTATCAATTTTGGACGAAAGCTGACAGAAAAGGGAGATTTATAATAGAGAATGTGAGGGAAGGCAATTATAGTCTCTACGCATGGGGTTTTGGTTTCATTGGAGACTATAAATTTGAGCAAAGCATTACCATTACGCCAG GTAGCTTGATGAATGTAGGTCCTATAGTGTATGAACCGCCAAGAAACGGTCCGACGTTGTGGGAAATCGGTGTACCTGACCGAACCGCCAGAGAATTCTATATACCGGATCCATACCCTACACTGATGAATAAGCTTTATGTCAACCCACTCCAAGACAG ATTTAGGCAATATGGATTGTGGGATCGTTACGCAGATTTATACCCTCAAAACGATCTTGTGTACACAGTGGGTGTGAGTGATTATAGAAGAGATTGGTTCTTTGCACATGTTACCAG AAACGTTGGAAACAAAACATACCAACCAACGACATGGCAAATCATATTTAACCTTAGAAACGTGAACCGAGTAGGACTCTACACGCTCAGAATAGCTCTAGCATCAGCCGCAAATTCCGAATTACAAATTCGGATCAACGATCCGAAATCCGATCATATTTTCACGACGGGTTTTATCGGAAAAGACAATGCAATCGCGAGACATGGAATTCATGGTTTATATAGATTGTATAGTATAGACGTCGCCGTAAGTTTACTAAATATTGGTGATAATACGATATATTTAACACAATCGAGAAGTATAGGACCATTTGAAGGTATTATGTATGATTATATTCGTCTTGAAAGTCCTTTTAGAACTTGA